A genomic window from Phycisphaerales bacterium includes:
- the cas1e gene encoding type I-E CRISPR-associated endonuclease Cas1 — MKTSLHEIGRFDDRMSFLYVDRAIIRHTSNAIAIHEFDGVTDVPISSIATLMLGPGTKITHEAIKALADNNCLVIWAGEFGIRFYACGMGGSRHSRNLLRQAALALDERTRLQVVVRMYLRRFADDAIDPEITLQQLRGKEGFRVRQAYADASKATGVPWDGRNYARKDWYAGDPVNRALSAANACLYGLVHAAIISAGYSPAIGFIHTGKQLSFVYDIADLYKVELTIPLAFEMAGRHTQNMEREIRTEARRRFHRAKLLQQILPDIRHCLDVKAEEQDEFADDPALPAGLWEPESFTSETPIGQILGLHHGDDAA; from the coding sequence ATGAAGACGAGCCTCCACGAGATCGGTCGATTCGACGATCGCATGTCCTTCCTGTATGTCGATCGCGCGATCATTCGGCACACCAGCAACGCCATCGCGATCCACGAGTTTGACGGCGTCACCGATGTGCCCATCAGTTCAATTGCAACGCTCATGCTCGGGCCCGGAACCAAGATCACCCACGAGGCGATCAAGGCGCTTGCCGACAACAACTGCCTCGTCATCTGGGCTGGTGAGTTTGGCATTCGCTTCTATGCATGCGGGATGGGCGGTAGCCGGCACAGCCGGAATCTGCTTCGCCAGGCGGCGCTGGCACTCGATGAACGGACCCGCCTTCAGGTCGTCGTGCGGATGTACCTGCGCCGCTTCGCAGACGATGCGATCGATCCCGAGATCACGCTTCAGCAGCTCCGCGGCAAGGAGGGCTTCCGCGTGCGCCAGGCATACGCGGACGCGTCGAAAGCGACAGGCGTGCCGTGGGATGGGCGCAACTACGCTCGCAAGGACTGGTACGCAGGCGATCCCGTGAATCGCGCCCTCTCGGCCGCCAACGCGTGCCTGTATGGCCTGGTGCATGCGGCGATCATCTCCGCAGGGTACTCGCCCGCGATCGGCTTCATCCACACCGGCAAGCAACTCTCGTTCGTCTACGACATCGCTGATCTCTACAAGGTGGAACTGACGATACCGCTCGCCTTCGAGATGGCCGGCCGTCATACTCAGAACATGGAGCGTGAGATTCGCACCGAAGCAAGGCGCAGATTCCACCGAGCGAAACTCCTCCAGCAGATCCTGCCGGACATCCGTCACTGCCTCGACGTGAAGGCAGAGGAACAGGATGAATTCGCCGACGACCCCGCGCTTCCGGCAGGGCTGTGGGAGCCTGAGTCGTTCACATCAGAAACTCCCATCGGGCAGATACTCGGGCTTCACCATGGAGACGATGCCGCATGA
- a CDS encoding recombinase family protein translates to MSRRRTTAAANGNGNAETRRIRCAIYTRKSSEEGLDQEFNSLDAQREGAEAFIASQKAEGWTCLPERYDDGGFSGGSMERPALARLLRDIQSGGIDCVVVYKVDRLSRSLLDFSRIMETFEKHGVSFVSVTQQFNTTHSMGRLTLNILLSFAQFEREIIGERIRDKVAAQKRKGKWAGGVPVLGYDVDRSGPSPRLVINAREAARVREIFALYLQKGSLQPVASELTRRGWVNKRRLTKKGQQLGGRPFDKATLHVLLTNPILTGKVVYKGEAYEGEHEAIIGQEMFDQVQSLLRTNARTGGAEVRNKYGALLRGLLKCKGCGYAMTHTFSSGRKGRFYRYYRCVRAIKSGAHVCESGTLPAAEIERVVVDEVRALATDKALVAEVLAGAQASVAGERSTLTNERDNIKAELRRQHQELRRLVKDGRTDRETTARTADLNDRIRSGDQRLRELDARITELERETITRAEAEAAFADFDGLWNDLSPREQARVLNLLISTVEYDAKAGSVSVTFRPTSIGALARRRKEQAA, encoded by the coding sequence GTGAGCCGGCGACGCACGACGGCGGCCGCGAACGGCAACGGCAATGCCGAGACGCGGCGAATTCGCTGCGCCATCTACACCCGCAAGTCCAGCGAAGAGGGCCTCGACCAGGAGTTCAACTCGCTCGACGCCCAGCGCGAGGGGGCTGAAGCATTTATCGCGAGCCAGAAGGCCGAGGGCTGGACCTGTCTGCCCGAGCGATACGACGACGGCGGCTTCTCCGGCGGCAGCATGGAACGGCCGGCGCTGGCCCGACTCCTCCGCGACATCCAGTCCGGCGGCATCGACTGCGTCGTCGTCTACAAGGTCGATCGGCTCAGCCGCTCGCTGCTGGACTTCTCGCGCATCATGGAGACCTTCGAGAAGCACGGCGTCTCGTTCGTCTCCGTCACGCAGCAGTTCAACACCACCCATTCCATGGGTCGGCTCACCCTCAACATCCTCCTGTCCTTCGCCCAGTTCGAGCGCGAGATCATTGGCGAGCGCATCCGCGACAAGGTGGCCGCCCAGAAACGCAAGGGCAAATGGGCGGGTGGCGTTCCGGTCCTGGGCTACGACGTTGATCGCAGCGGCCCGAGTCCGCGACTGGTCATCAACGCCCGGGAGGCGGCGCGGGTGCGCGAGATCTTCGCCCTCTACCTCCAGAAGGGCTCGCTCCAGCCGGTGGCGAGCGAACTCACCCGGCGAGGCTGGGTCAACAAGCGTCGGCTCACCAAGAAGGGGCAGCAACTCGGCGGGCGGCCTTTCGACAAGGCCACGCTCCATGTCCTTCTGACCAACCCGATACTCACCGGCAAGGTCGTTTACAAGGGCGAGGCCTATGAAGGCGAGCACGAGGCGATCATCGGGCAGGAGATGTTCGACCAGGTCCAGTCGCTGCTCAGGACGAACGCCCGCACCGGTGGGGCCGAAGTCCGCAACAAGTACGGGGCACTGCTGCGCGGCCTGCTCAAGTGCAAGGGATGCGGCTACGCCATGACGCACACGTTCAGCAGCGGCCGCAAGGGGCGGTTCTACCGCTATTACCGCTGCGTGCGGGCGATCAAGAGCGGCGCGCACGTGTGCGAGTCGGGCACCCTACCAGCGGCGGAGATCGAGCGCGTCGTCGTCGATGAAGTGCGAGCATTGGCAACTGACAAGGCGCTCGTCGCCGAGGTTCTGGCTGGGGCGCAGGCGTCCGTTGCGGGCGAACGATCAACGCTCACGAACGAGCGAGACAACATCAAGGCCGAACTCCGCCGCCAGCATCAGGAACTGCGGCGGCTCGTCAAGGATGGCCGAACGGACCGCGAGACCACGGCTCGAACCGCCGACCTCAATGATCGCATCCGCAGCGGAGACCAGCGGCTGCGGGAACTGGATGCCCGCATTACCGAACTCGAACGCGAGACCATCACGCGCGCCGAGGCCGAGGCTGCCTTCGCCGACTTCGACGGGCTCTGGAACGACCTGAGCCCACGCGAGCAGGCACGAGTGCTCAACCTGCTGATCTCCACCGTCGAGTACGACGCAAAGGCTGGAAGCGTGTCAGTCACCTTCCGCCCCACCAGCATCGGAGCGCTCGCTCGCCGCCGCAAGGAGCAAGCCGCATGA
- the cas6e gene encoding type I-E CRISPR-associated protein Cas6/Cse3/CasE yields MSMFISCLLVDTGANVDRPRPGRLWLRNVYRVHQRLCMGFPTAVRFGADADFLLPFKPDDFGPGHVRVPRTRQAGFLFRVDPLQRGRAVILVQSADEPDWGYAFRNAGHLLAADPAVRAWDPSFAAGERWRFRLRANAVRRIAPVEPGRDGPRVPVPPTEERLREWLVRRASRAGFGLEALEAMVPGYVYMSKSVMRGSGLRLRSVLYEGTLRIVDPGALSSALASGIGPAKAFGFGLLSIAPVR; encoded by the coding sequence GTGAGCATGTTCATCTCCTGTCTCTTGGTTGACACCGGCGCCAACGTGGACCGCCCGCGCCCGGGTCGGCTCTGGCTCAGGAACGTGTACCGGGTGCATCAGCGGCTGTGCATGGGGTTCCCGACTGCGGTGAGGTTCGGCGCTGACGCGGATTTCCTACTTCCGTTCAAGCCCGACGATTTCGGCCCCGGGCACGTCCGCGTGCCGAGAACGCGGCAGGCGGGATTCCTGTTCCGAGTCGATCCTCTCCAGCGCGGCCGCGCGGTGATCCTCGTGCAGTCGGCTGATGAGCCGGATTGGGGCTACGCGTTCCGCAACGCGGGACACCTGCTCGCCGCCGACCCCGCGGTGCGGGCGTGGGACCCGTCGTTCGCGGCGGGAGAGCGATGGCGCTTCCGCCTCCGCGCAAACGCGGTCCGCCGCATCGCGCCGGTGGAGCCGGGCCGCGACGGACCACGCGTGCCGGTGCCTCCCACGGAGGAGCGCCTGCGGGAGTGGCTGGTGCGCCGCGCATCTCGCGCCGGCTTCGGTTTGGAGGCGCTCGAAGCGATGGTCCCGGGCTACGTCTACATGAGCAAGTCGGTGATGCGCGGCTCGGGATTGAGGTTGCGTTCGGTATTGTACGAGGGGACGTTGCGAATCGTGGATCCGGGCGCTCTCTCGAGCGCTCTCGCCTCCGGAATCGGCCCCGCCAAAGCCTTCGGCTTCGGCCTGCTGTCGATCGCTCCAGTCCGATAG
- the cas2e gene encoding type I-E CRISPR-associated endoribonuclease Cas2, with protein MMVLILHKIRPGVRGRLTRWLIQPQSNVYVGHPSARIREVIWKHICDEIDTRGGSAVLIHTDPSEQGYRIATRGETPKTTRDFDGLILPKAAKAR; from the coding sequence ATGATGGTCCTGATCCTTCACAAGATCCGCCCCGGCGTTCGAGGCCGATTGACCCGGTGGCTAATCCAGCCGCAGTCCAATGTGTACGTCGGCCATCCCTCCGCCCGCATCCGCGAGGTGATCTGGAAGCACATCTGCGATGAGATCGACACCAGAGGTGGTTCGGCAGTCCTGATCCACACAGATCCGAGCGAGCAAGGCTACAGGATCGCGACTCGCGGCGAGACGCCCAAGACCACGCGAGACTTCGATGGCCTGATCCTCCCAAAAGCCGCGAAAGCACGCTAG
- the cas5e gene encoding type I-E CRISPR-associated protein Cas5/CasD, with translation MTAAGTNTLFLRLEGPLQSWGDTSKFVIRRSMEAPTKSGVLGLVCCAMGLLRAKARERLPELNTLAMGVRIDRPGTRWWDYHTVGADVGMTTAGGGIKTGAQGTLITRREYLADASFLVALRGEAELIQRVAGALAAPVWPVFLGRKSCPPGLPVLATPREGDGWRNPSTHASLADALASVSWSSRCEGDPVPREVGTLIEWCGDGEEDIAPEDAEVWYDSPVSFEPPVHEPRLVMRGTVAVTAGKPMHDRPPGPARPRADYTNAEYRARRAARLESDHGLCVFCKSSATTVQHVTYRRAGGDEAHDDLRALCRLCHDAVTMIEYGHGMGLDRIDPCDKRWRDEILRTRSEIVRFRSLEMRRRHLASQAPEEVE, from the coding sequence GTGACCGCGGCAGGAACGAACACGCTCTTCCTGCGCCTCGAAGGCCCGCTCCAGTCATGGGGCGACACGTCCAAGTTCGTCATCCGGCGGAGCATGGAGGCGCCGACAAAGTCCGGCGTGTTGGGGCTGGTCTGCTGCGCCATGGGCCTATTGCGCGCCAAAGCGCGGGAGCGGCTTCCGGAACTCAACACGCTGGCCATGGGCGTGCGGATCGACCGCCCCGGCACGCGCTGGTGGGATTATCACACCGTCGGGGCCGACGTCGGCATGACGACGGCCGGAGGCGGCATCAAGACCGGCGCCCAGGGCACGCTCATCACGCGCCGCGAGTACCTCGCCGACGCGAGTTTCCTCGTCGCGCTCCGGGGCGAGGCGGAACTGATCCAGCGCGTCGCCGGTGCGCTGGCCGCGCCGGTCTGGCCCGTGTTCCTGGGCCGAAAGTCATGCCCGCCAGGGCTTCCAGTGCTAGCGACTCCGCGCGAGGGCGATGGCTGGCGCAACCCTTCGACGCATGCCTCGCTCGCCGATGCGCTGGCTTCGGTGTCGTGGTCGTCACGCTGCGAGGGCGATCCCGTGCCCAGGGAGGTTGGGACGCTCATCGAGTGGTGCGGCGACGGAGAGGAGGACATCGCGCCCGAGGATGCCGAAGTCTGGTACGACTCGCCCGTTTCCTTCGAGCCGCCCGTCCACGAGCCGCGACTTGTGATGCGGGGCACGGTCGCCGTGACGGCCGGGAAGCCGATGCACGACCGCCCCCCGGGACCGGCGCGTCCTCGCGCCGACTACACCAACGCCGAGTACCGGGCGCGCCGCGCCGCACGGCTCGAATCTGACCACGGCCTGTGCGTCTTCTGCAAGTCGTCCGCCACGACCGTTCAGCACGTCACATACCGCCGCGCCGGAGGCGACGAAGCGCACGACGACCTGCGCGCCCTCTGCCGCCTCTGCCACGACGCGGTGACCATGATCGAGTACGGACATGGAATGGGCCTCGACCGCATCGACCCCTGTGATAAGCGCTGGCGCGACGAGATCCTCCGCACGCGTTCGGAGATTGTGCGATTCCGTTCGCTGGAGATGCGCCGCCGCCACCTTGCCTCGCAGGCGCCGGAGGAGGTCGAGTGA
- a CDS encoding DUF2924 domain-containing protein produces MPTTIEREIDALQRMTTSELVERYEELCKQPCRTRHRAYLIRKIAWRIQANAEGDLSERARRRAAELADDAEVRVMAPRTQTIPPQPDTPPTATRAVSTADPRDPRLPPPGSAIVRKYKGRTIRVVVLDDGQGFEWDGQRYRTLTAIAKKVTGSHLNGFRFFQLEARQ; encoded by the coding sequence GTGCCGACGACGATTGAACGCGAGATCGATGCCCTGCAACGGATGACCACGAGTGAACTCGTCGAGCGGTACGAGGAACTCTGCAAACAGCCCTGCCGCACCCGACATCGGGCGTACCTCATCCGCAAGATCGCTTGGCGAATTCAGGCCAACGCCGAAGGCGACCTCTCCGAGCGTGCCCGCCGCCGAGCGGCCGAACTGGCCGACGACGCGGAGGTGCGTGTCATGGCGCCCCGCACACAGACTATTCCGCCCCAGCCGGACACCCCTCCCACCGCGACGCGTGCGGTCTCGACTGCCGATCCGCGCGACCCGCGCCTGCCGCCGCCCGGCTCGGCGATCGTCCGCAAGTACAAGGGCCGAACCATCCGCGTCGTCGTGCTCGACGACGGGCAGGGGTTCGAGTGGGACGGCCAGCGCTACCGCACGCTCACGGCGATCGCCAAGAAGGTCACCGGCAGCCACCTGAACGGCTTTCGCTTCTTCCAGTTGGAGGCACGCCAGTGA